From Sphingomonas hengshuiensis, one genomic window encodes:
- a CDS encoding MarR family winged helix-turn-helix transcriptional regulator, which yields MKTAPAKPEDLASLAEASHQQRLDAAVETLVGEWAGVIPALDRDVRAIAARIARIDDRLRNRTAAILKDARLSDNEFRLLAGLLRRGGAHRAAPTELAGRYVPVTSGGFTGLARRLERRGLIRRIAHPSDQRSVLIELTDEGRALADETMRQVADVERTLMGSLSSAELQRGNRFLRTLLHSIERALD from the coding sequence GTGAAGACGGCTCCGGCCAAACCGGAGGATCTGGCCTCCCTCGCGGAGGCGAGCCACCAGCAGCGGCTCGATGCCGCGGTGGAGACCCTGGTTGGCGAATGGGCGGGAGTGATCCCCGCGCTCGATCGCGACGTGCGCGCGATCGCCGCGCGGATTGCGCGGATCGACGATCGGCTGCGCAATCGCACGGCTGCAATCCTCAAGGATGCCCGGCTATCGGACAATGAGTTCCGCCTGCTCGCCGGCCTGTTGCGCCGGGGTGGCGCGCATCGCGCGGCGCCGACCGAGCTTGCCGGTCGCTATGTCCCGGTGACCTCGGGCGGCTTCACCGGCCTGGCGCGTCGGCTCGAGCGGCGAGGGCTGATCCGCCGGATCGCGCATCCGAGCGACCAGCGATCGGTGTTGATCGAACTCACCGACGAGGGCCGCGCCTTGGCCGACGAAACGATGCGCCAGGTCGCCGACGTCGAACGCACGCTGATGGGATCGCTATCGTCCGCCGAGCTCCAGCGCGGCAACCGGTTCCTGCGAACGCTGCTCCATTCCATCGAACGAGCGCTCGACTGA
- a CDS encoding MBL fold metallo-hydrolase yields the protein MPLSMIFPQIVGADLARLAGWHHDPDLTADPASSTLMLSMHSFVVTLNGRNVLIDSCNGNCKQRSVPSVHMLDTPYLSNLAAIGLAPEDIDMVMCTHLHFDHVGWNTRLENGRWVPSFPNARYIFGKRDYEHWAAQDMVPPHREAFDDSVLPVVEAGLADIVDVESPTAALLEIGDGIWLEPAFGHSPGCCTIHARAGGAEAIFWGDVIHHPIQLVRPGLPLAFDDDPAAAVAVRKSVLERVADSDTMCFPAHFRGTSAGQVLRDGDAYRYRFAEA from the coding sequence ATGCCGCTTTCCATGATCTTTCCGCAGATCGTAGGTGCGGATCTTGCACGGCTTGCGGGCTGGCACCACGATCCCGATCTGACCGCCGATCCGGCCAGCTCGACGCTCATGCTCAGCATGCACAGCTTCGTGGTAACGCTGAATGGCCGCAACGTCCTGATCGACAGCTGCAATGGCAACTGCAAGCAGCGCTCAGTGCCCAGCGTGCATATGCTCGATACGCCCTATCTATCGAACCTCGCCGCGATCGGACTGGCGCCCGAGGACATCGACATGGTGATGTGCACGCATCTCCATTTCGATCATGTCGGCTGGAACACCCGACTGGAAAACGGTCGCTGGGTGCCGAGCTTTCCCAATGCCCGCTACATTTTCGGCAAGCGCGACTATGAGCATTGGGCGGCGCAGGACATGGTGCCGCCGCACCGCGAGGCATTCGACGATTCGGTGCTGCCGGTGGTTGAGGCGGGGCTGGCCGACATTGTCGACGTCGAAAGCCCGACCGCGGCGCTGCTCGAGATCGGCGACGGCATCTGGCTCGAACCCGCTTTCGGCCATTCGCCCGGCTGCTGCACGATCCATGCGCGCGCCGGTGGGGCCGAGGCGATCTTCTGGGGCGACGTGATCCATCATCCGATCCAGCTCGTGCGGCCCGGTCTGCCGCTGGCGTTCGACGACGATCCCGCCGCGGCGGTCGCGGTGCGCAAGTCAGTCCTCGAGCGGGTCGCCGACAGCGACACGATGTGCTTCCCCGCGCATTTCCGTGGCACGTCGGCCGGGCAGGTGCTGCGCGACGGCGACGCCTATCGCTATCGCTTCGCCGAGGCATAA
- a CDS encoding FecR family protein, whose amino-acid sequence MTADYLQDQEDEEAALWVARHMSGVVDATAFAHWLAGAPGRRATFDALWATCMDDAVTQGLLLHERQARAPERDWPRHGRRAAIGMAAAACAAVAVFSWPQLRSAMTPAQEFATAAGEVRSFTLADGSRVVLNGASRIRAKIDDGRRDVALEAGEALFDVEHDEGRPFRVSAGQGRVTVLGTRFDLARNGDSVDLAVERGLVRFGTDGDASAVLVPAAHRSVLADGRIATPMAFVGSSASDWRDGWLQVADMPLAQVLPHLQRWTGRAITVTDPVLLRKRVAGRFRLSQPGVVLENLGVLYGFKVRQTEQAYILERS is encoded by the coding sequence ATGACGGCGGATTATTTGCAGGATCAGGAAGACGAGGAAGCGGCGCTGTGGGTCGCCCGCCACATGAGCGGCGTAGTCGACGCGACCGCGTTCGCCCATTGGCTGGCGGGCGCGCCGGGGCGTCGCGCGACGTTCGACGCGTTATGGGCCACGTGCATGGATGACGCCGTCACCCAGGGCCTGCTGCTGCACGAGCGACAGGCACGGGCACCGGAACGCGACTGGCCACGGCACGGTCGCCGCGCCGCGATCGGGATGGCCGCCGCTGCGTGCGCGGCGGTTGCAGTGTTTTCCTGGCCGCAGCTTCGCTCTGCGATGACGCCGGCGCAGGAGTTTGCGACTGCGGCAGGGGAAGTCCGCAGCTTCACCCTGGCGGACGGTTCGCGGGTGGTGCTGAACGGCGCCAGCCGCATCCGTGCGAAGATCGACGACGGGCGACGCGACGTCGCGCTGGAGGCCGGCGAAGCGCTGTTCGACGTCGAGCATGACGAAGGCCGTCCGTTTCGCGTCTCCGCCGGACAGGGGCGGGTGACGGTCCTCGGCACGCGTTTCGATCTCGCGCGCAACGGCGACAGCGTCGACCTGGCCGTGGAGCGCGGGCTGGTGCGGTTTGGCACCGACGGCGATGCTTCGGCGGTGCTGGTTCCGGCTGCGCACCGTTCCGTGCTGGCCGATGGCAGGATCGCCACGCCGATGGCGTTCGTCGGTTCTTCGGCTTCGGACTGGCGCGATGGCTGGCTGCAGGTTGCCGACATGCCGCTTGCGCAGGTTCTGCCGCATCTCCAGCGCTGGACCGGGCGGGCGATCACCGTCACCGATCCGGTGTTGCTTCGGAAGCGCGTCGCCGGTCGGTTCCGGCTTTCGCAGCCGGGCGTGGTGCTCGAGAATCTGGGTGTGCTCTACGGCTTCAAGGTCCGGCAGACCGAGCAGGCCTATATCCTCGAGCGATCATGA
- a CDS encoding RNA polymerase sigma factor: MNFDESMYRLFRREVYRLAYRHLGDHSASEDVVQDSFVRLAQYRSGTVANLGGMLRTIAHNLIVDQTRFHKRRAEEALPDGTDIPAEAPSQEQVLLQRERMQQVSEILAGLPEQRRQVFMMRRLHGMSAKEVGAALAISPAAVDTHVARAVLALHRGMAELDGRQTQ, translated from the coding sequence TTGAACTTCGACGAATCGATGTACCGGCTGTTCCGCCGCGAGGTGTATCGCCTCGCCTATCGGCACCTCGGTGACCATTCGGCCAGCGAGGACGTGGTGCAGGACAGCTTTGTGCGGCTGGCCCAGTACCGCTCGGGCACGGTTGCCAATCTGGGGGGCATGTTGCGCACCATCGCCCATAATCTGATCGTGGATCAGACGCGGTTCCATAAGCGCAGGGCCGAAGAGGCGCTGCCGGACGGGACCGACATCCCCGCAGAGGCGCCGTCGCAGGAACAGGTATTGCTGCAGCGTGAGCGGATGCAACAAGTCTCCGAGATCCTGGCCGGGCTGCCGGAGCAGCGCCGCCAGGTCTTTATGATGCGGCGTCTGCACGGTATGTCCGCCAAGGAAGTGGGTGCGGCTCTGGCGATCAGTCCCGCTGCCGTCGATACCCATGTGGCCCGCGCCGTGCTCGCGTTGCACAGAGGCATGGCGGAGCTGGATGGGCGCCAGACCCAATGA